A stretch of Ranitomeya variabilis isolate aRanVar5 chromosome 3, aRanVar5.hap1, whole genome shotgun sequence DNA encodes these proteins:
- the LOC143816626 gene encoding uncharacterized protein LOC143816626 — protein sequence MSDRRHADQLITRRLWEEVCSAVMDNWEELDAGAQDLARNRIIVRWRSIRDRFKREFNKEMQAPSGSRGRRSRYKHARALSFLRSTLLSRSTFCSTREPASELQPSGAIPRESATGDHVDPSVSAPTLLFDPSASSTSAGAAGRTSSLEAAGDELEFPLPHPSATAATSRPTLWSGRQRQRGQERSYAPDFLHLNASFHSAIKLLSEQTSAGYNMLNKSILELSSRLDRMQSDANQSPRHCFFQAVLRHMENLTPDLQMHVMQGCHTALAQAISHAPPPTLHVSTPFPSQSTVYPPIRPPPVRPPPVHSTPSSFVPSPLSLSQFLTSPFHSSPLTSPLSIPATPSYLTHTTSAPQVSTQPHVFTTHSTSVPPRDVLSPTLDVVRPPVSPSATISTQNYENL from the exons atgtcggaccgccgccatgctgaccagttaatcacccgacggctatgggaggaagtgtgcagtgctgttatggataactgggaggaactcgatgctggggcccaggatctagcgc gtaacaggattatcgtgcggtggcggtcaatcagggatcgcttcaagagggagtttaataaggagatgcaggccccgagtggatctagaggacgcaggagcagatacaaacatgccagagccctgtcgttcctacggtcgacgctgctgagcagaag cactttctgcagcactcgggagcctgcatcagagttgcagccctctggagcgatccctcgagagtccgccaccggggaccacgtcgacccctctgtttctgcacctacccttttgtttgatccctcagcctcatccaccagcgctggagcagcagggcggacttcgtcacttgaagctgcaggtgatgagttagagttccctttaccccacccctctgccactgccgcaacttctagaccaactttgtggtcaggacggcagcgccagagaggtcaggaaaggagctatgcgcctgactttttgcatctgaatgcatcctttcacagtgccatcaagcttttgagtgagcaaacgtctgctgggtacaatatgcttaacaaaagcatacttgaactcagcagtcgtcttgataggatgcaatcagatgcaaaccagtcaccaaggcactgtttttttcaggcggtcctcaggcacatggaaaatctaactcctgacctgcagatgcatgtgatgcaaggctgccacactgctctagcgcaggcgatatcccatgcccctccacctacccttcatgtgtcaacacctttcccctctcaatccaccgtctatcctcccatccgtcctcctcctgtacgtcctcctcccgtccattctactccttcgtcatttgttccttccccccttagtctttcccagtttttaacgtcccccttccattcttcccctttaacttctccgttatcaatcccagcaacaccttcatacctcacacacaccacatctgcacctcaagtctctacacaacctcatgttttcaccacccattccacttctgttcctccccgtgatgtcctgtcccccactctcgacgtggtccgcccgcctgtcagcccctccgctactatctccacccaaaactatgagaatctgtaa